One segment of Hirundo rustica isolate bHirRus1 chromosome 21, bHirRus1.pri.v3, whole genome shotgun sequence DNA contains the following:
- the LOC120762041 gene encoding cytochrome c oxidase subunit 7B, mitochondrial — MFPVARAAQSLVARSIQHTAVRQAHRKHEPTFHDKYGTMVLLSGAAVFSAVWGYVFTKLKIAWGFSPVGRITPTEWRE; from the exons ATGTTCCCGGTGGCCAGGGCCGCGCAGAGCCTCGTCG CTCGTAGCATCCAGCACACTGCAGTCAGACAAGCCCATCGCAAGCACGAGCCGACCTTCCACGATAAATATGGAACCATGGTCCTCCTTAGTGGAGCTGCTGTGTTCTCTGCTGTCTGGGGCTAT GTGTTCACAAAGCTTAAAATTGCGTGGGGCTTTTCACCTGTTGGCAGAATCACTCCAACTGAATGGAGGGAGTAA